A stretch of Gemmatimonadaceae bacterium DNA encodes these proteins:
- a CDS encoding DUF4126 domain-containing protein translates to MGLGLAAAAGFRVFVPLLAAAIAAKTDVLPLSPEFAWLTSTPALAALATATILEVGAYAIPWLDQLLDVVATPAAMLAGMLAAASVVVDLPPLLKWSAVLLAGGAAGVTQGATVFTRFKSTTLTGGLGNPVVALLELIGAVVTSALAIFLPVVTLVAVLLLLVFFARRVHSLMFGRTAARRAAAETPTAPRIPRGP, encoded by the coding sequence GTGGGGCTCGGACTCGCGGCGGCGGCGGGGTTCCGGGTGTTCGTCCCGCTACTGGCGGCGGCAATTGCCGCCAAGACCGACGTGCTGCCGCTCTCCCCCGAGTTTGCGTGGCTCACCAGCACGCCGGCGCTCGCGGCGCTCGCCACGGCGACCATTCTCGAGGTGGGCGCGTACGCCATTCCGTGGCTCGATCAGCTGCTGGACGTTGTCGCCACGCCGGCGGCGATGCTGGCCGGCATGCTCGCCGCCGCCAGCGTCGTGGTCGATCTGCCGCCGCTCCTCAAGTGGAGCGCGGTGCTGCTGGCCGGTGGCGCGGCCGGCGTGACGCAGGGTGCCACGGTGTTCACACGCTTCAAGAGCACCACGCTCACCGGCGGGCTGGGCAATCCCGTCGTGGCGCTGCTGGAGCTGATCGGCGCAGTCGTGACGAGTGCGCTCGCGATTTTCCTGCCGGTCGTCACGCTCGTCGCGGTGCTGTTGCTGCTCGTGTTCTTCGCGCGGCGTGTGCACTCGTTGATGTTCGGGCGCACCGCCGCACGGCGCGCGGCGGCGGAGACGCCGACGGCGCCGCGAATCCCGCGCGGTCCTTGA
- a CDS encoding zf-HC2 domain-containing protein, whose protein sequence is MSSPHFDPVAVIDCDTAVRRLWDYLDAELDAPRFAEVEQHLAACAECSEHVSFSRAFLRAVHEAAAPAALSEETLRQRVLARLAAEGFRTP, encoded by the coding sequence ATGAGCTCGCCCCACTTTGATCCGGTCGCCGTCATCGACTGCGATACCGCGGTTCGCCGTCTCTGGGATTATCTCGACGCCGAGCTCGACGCCCCACGCTTCGCCGAAGTCGAGCAGCATCTCGCCGCGTGCGCCGAGTGCTCGGAGCATGTCTCGTTCTCGCGCGCCTTCCTGCGCGCCGTGCACGAGGCAGCGGCGCCGGCCGCGCTGTCGGAGGAGACCCTGCGGCAGCGCGTGCTTGCGCGGCTCGCCGCCGAGGGATTCCGCACCCCGTGA
- a CDS encoding sigma-70 family RNA polymerase sigma factor yields the protein MTASERDAAFEREALACLGDVARFARSLTKDATAADDLVQETFLLAYRGYASFQPGADVRRWLFTICHHAWLRIAQREQRLVLTTDGDDAELETLGAVMGHVAAQRSGLDRFVNTLDVGPAIRAAIDGLAPPFRAAAQLVDVDGYAYDEAAEVLGVPVGTVRSRLFRARRLLQEQLFDYARDAGVVRQPSSPAQESRP from the coding sequence ATGACCGCTTCGGAGCGTGATGCCGCCTTTGAGCGGGAGGCGTTGGCCTGTCTTGGCGACGTGGCCCGCTTCGCGCGCTCGCTCACGAAGGACGCCACCGCGGCGGATGATCTCGTGCAGGAGACCTTTCTCCTCGCCTATCGGGGGTATGCGTCGTTTCAGCCGGGCGCCGATGTGCGACGGTGGCTCTTCACCATCTGTCATCACGCGTGGCTGCGCATCGCGCAGCGGGAGCAGCGGTTGGTGCTCACCACCGATGGTGACGACGCCGAACTGGAGACGCTGGGTGCCGTGATGGGGCACGTGGCGGCCCAGCGCAGCGGCTTGGATCGCTTTGTGAACACGCTCGACGTGGGGCCGGCGATACGCGCCGCCATTGACGGACTCGCGCCGCCCTTCCGTGCCGCCGCGCAGTTGGTGGATGTGGACGGCTACGCGTATGACGAGGCCGCCGAGGTGCTGGGCGTCCCCGTCGGGACGGTGCGCTCGCGACTCTTTCGGGCGCGGCGACTCCTGCAGGAACAGTTGTTCGACTATGCGCGCGACGCCGGCGTCGTTCGCCAGCCTTCGTCACCCGCTCAGGAGTCCCGCCCATGA
- a CDS encoding cytochrome b/b6 domain-containing protein: MSRSINRRNTGRPTPSGKFPAPAGGANGNCHAGSRLRERTTTPSPRHHPIARATHWISAVAVLVMAASGLRIFNASPAFAPKGSAPWALWPFEGMRAPDAITIGGWLGGARHWHFAMMWVLGLNGLVYLAHLYQRGRWRTIVPRVSRWRDALEMARFYLFLRRDHPVQGKHNALQQYAYTTMLVCAAVLIISGLAIWKPVSLGWLTSLLGGYAWARWWHFSAMLLLGLLVVVHVFMVFTVDPYALRAMTSGGYDAERWSPEARNARPLLHLLPRRAHVSAPITEAPAPTEVA, translated from the coding sequence TTGAGCCGGTCGATCAACCGGCGCAACACAGGTAGACCGACGCCTTCCGGGAAGTTCCCGGCGCCCGCGGGAGGGGCGAACGGGAACTGCCATGCGGGGTCGCGTCTACGTGAGCGCACGACCACGCCCTCGCCTCGTCATCACCCAATCGCCCGCGCGACCCACTGGATCTCCGCGGTTGCCGTGCTCGTCATGGCGGCATCCGGGCTCCGGATCTTCAATGCGTCGCCCGCCTTCGCTCCCAAAGGCAGCGCGCCGTGGGCGCTCTGGCCCTTTGAGGGGATGCGTGCGCCTGATGCCATCACCATTGGCGGATGGCTGGGCGGCGCCCGCCACTGGCACTTTGCCATGATGTGGGTGCTCGGTCTCAATGGCCTCGTATACCTCGCGCATCTGTATCAGCGTGGCCGTTGGCGGACCATTGTCCCCCGGGTGTCGCGATGGCGGGATGCGCTCGAGATGGCGCGCTTCTATCTCTTCCTGCGCCGCGATCATCCGGTCCAGGGGAAGCACAATGCGCTGCAGCAGTACGCGTATACGACCATGCTGGTGTGTGCGGCGGTGCTGATCATCTCCGGGCTCGCCATCTGGAAGCCGGTGAGCCTCGGCTGGCTCACCTCGCTGCTGGGGGGCTACGCCTGGGCGCGCTGGTGGCATTTCAGCGCGATGCTGCTCCTCGGGCTGCTCGTGGTCGTGCACGTGTTCATGGTCTTTACGGTGGACCCCTACGCGCTGCGGGCCATGACGTCGGGCGGGTACGACGCCGAGCGGTGGTCGCCGGAAGCGCGCAATGCGCGGCCGCTGCTGCATCTGTTGCCGCGCCGCGCGCACGTGTCGGCACCCATCACAGAGGCGCCGGCGCCAACGGAGGTCGCATGA
- a CDS encoding molybdopterin-dependent oxidoreductase produces the protein MNRHGLATLRRIITTRVETTAESLQARGALDRRAFVRLMSLGVAAPLVAACSAPGSDQVDRVLKTVGQGNERLERWLLRQANRTDRVPRGVMVAGDAFPSYFISDQVPTWNAMMRGAWTLEVTGAVKTPLRLTYDQVRGMATQTQRVHHYCVEGWSAAVEFQGVPFRTLAALAQPTADAGYVDFASFDSDYHESWDVESAMHPQTLVVVAKDGKALSPAYGAPARIHSPIKLGYKNTKYLTRITFMPAPNGGYWSDEGYEWFGGT, from the coding sequence ATGAACCGGCATGGGCTCGCGACGTTGCGCCGGATCATCACGACCCGCGTGGAAACGACCGCCGAGTCGCTGCAGGCACGCGGGGCACTCGATCGCCGCGCGTTCGTACGGCTCATGAGCCTCGGGGTGGCGGCGCCGCTGGTGGCCGCCTGCAGCGCCCCCGGCAGCGATCAGGTGGATCGCGTGCTCAAGACCGTCGGCCAGGGGAACGAGCGCCTGGAGCGTTGGCTGCTGCGTCAGGCCAATCGAACCGATCGCGTCCCGCGCGGCGTGATGGTGGCCGGTGACGCGTTCCCGTCCTACTTCATATCAGACCAGGTGCCGACCTGGAATGCGATGATGCGCGGTGCGTGGACGCTCGAGGTCACCGGTGCGGTGAAGACCCCGCTGCGCCTCACGTACGACCAGGTGCGCGGCATGGCCACGCAAACGCAGCGCGTGCATCACTACTGCGTGGAAGGGTGGAGCGCGGCGGTGGAGTTCCAGGGAGTTCCGTTTCGCACGCTCGCCGCGCTCGCACAGCCCACGGCCGATGCCGGGTATGTGGACTTCGCCTCATTCGACAGCGACTACCACGAGAGCTGGGATGTGGAGAGTGCGATGCATCCCCAGACGCTCGTGGTGGTCGCGAAAGACGGAAAGGCGCTCTCACCGGCCTACGGGGCGCCGGCGCGCATTCACTCCCCCATCAAGCTCGGCTACAAGAACACCAAGTACCTGACGCGCATCACCTTCATGCCCGCTCCCAATGGCGGGTATTGGAGCGACGAGGGGTATGAGTGGTTCGGCGGGACCTGA
- a CDS encoding DUF1080 domain-containing protein — MSVRVRATAAVALTVVSSILATRVAAQPVNTAVAGRWDLTVQGPDREYPSWLEVYLSGSRTLVGRFVHDGGSARPVAKVTFANNVVRFAIPPQWEGGNGELQVEATLANDTLRGTLTTVSGEKHALVGVRAPMLRRTAAPVWDKPIALFDGTTMNAWEPMGDNSRWSVVNGILTNARGGANLRTKQVFEDFKLHAEVRLPPGGNSGIYLRGRHEVQVEDSVGVEPKSTHMGGVYGFLVPNENVYTGPNQWQTFDITLIGRRVTVVLNGKAIIVDQTIPGITGGAIDSKEGEPGPIYLQGDHGRIEYRNIVITPARSAK; from the coding sequence ATGTCTGTTCGTGTTCGTGCCACGGCGGCTGTTGCGCTGACGGTCGTTTCGTCGATCCTCGCCACGCGCGTTGCTGCGCAACCGGTCAATACCGCGGTCGCCGGCCGCTGGGACCTCACGGTGCAGGGTCCCGATCGCGAGTACCCCTCGTGGCTCGAGGTCTATCTCTCCGGCAGTCGCACGCTCGTGGGCCGCTTCGTGCATGACGGCGGCAGCGCGCGCCCGGTGGCGAAGGTGACGTTCGCCAACAACGTGGTGCGCTTTGCCATTCCGCCACAGTGGGAGGGCGGGAACGGCGAACTGCAGGTCGAAGCGACGCTCGCCAACGACACGCTGCGCGGCACGCTCACCACGGTGAGCGGCGAGAAGCACGCGCTCGTCGGCGTGCGCGCTCCAATGCTGCGCCGCACCGCCGCGCCGGTGTGGGACAAGCCCATCGCGCTCTTCGACGGCACGACCATGAATGCCTGGGAGCCGATGGGCGACAACAGCCGCTGGAGCGTGGTGAATGGCATCCTCACCAATGCCCGCGGCGGCGCCAACCTGCGCACGAAGCAGGTCTTCGAAGACTTCAAGCTGCACGCCGAGGTGCGTCTGCCGCCCGGCGGGAACAGCGGCATCTACCTCCGCGGCCGTCACGAGGTGCAGGTCGAAGACTCCGTCGGCGTGGAACCCAAGTCCACGCACATGGGTGGCGTCTACGGCTTCCTGGTGCCCAACGAGAACGTCTACACCGGGCCCAATCAGTGGCAGACGTTCGACATCACGCTGATCGGGCGCCGCGTCACGGTCGTGCTCAACGGCAAGGCGATCATCGTCGATCAGACGATCCCCGGCATCACCGGCGGCGCCATCGACAGCAAGGAAGGCGAGCCGGGCCCCATCTACCTGCAGGGCGATCACGGGCGCATCGAGTACCGCAACATCGTGATCACGCCGGCGCGCTCGGCCAAGTAG
- a CDS encoding (2Fe-2S)-binding protein, translating to MSESITLQVNGASRALNVAPETPLLWVLRETLQLTGTKFGCGMALCGACTVHLDGIPTRACITPVGAVGARAVTTIEGVTGEGSAVTVARAVQDAWVAQDVAQCGYCQSGQVMAAVALLVSNRSPSDSDIDSAMQGNLCRCGSYPRIRAAIHAAAQQLTTSPDATPPAADASPTRSR from the coding sequence ATGAGCGAAAGCATCACGCTGCAGGTGAACGGCGCCTCGCGCGCGCTGAACGTGGCACCCGAGACCCCGCTCCTCTGGGTTCTGCGGGAAACGCTTCAGCTCACCGGCACCAAGTTCGGGTGCGGCATGGCGCTCTGCGGAGCGTGTACGGTGCATCTCGACGGCATCCCGACGCGCGCCTGCATCACCCCCGTTGGTGCGGTCGGTGCGCGAGCGGTCACGACCATCGAAGGCGTCACCGGCGAAGGCAGCGCCGTGACGGTAGCCCGCGCGGTGCAGGACGCTTGGGTCGCGCAGGACGTCGCGCAGTGCGGCTACTGCCAGTCCGGGCAGGTCATGGCCGCCGTGGCGCTCCTGGTCAGTAACCGATCGCCGTCCGACAGCGATATTGACAGTGCGATGCAGGGCAACCTGTGTCGCTGCGGATCGTATCCGCGCATTCGCGCCGCCATTCACGCGGCGGCGCAGCAGTTGACCACCTCCCCAGACGCGACCCCTCCCGCGGCCGACGCGTCACCCACCCGCTCACGCTGA
- a CDS encoding molybdopterin-dependent oxidoreductase yields the protein MRRRTFLLAGLGAGSALFLGWSLVPPRQRLRGSATPALPAGAIALNGWLAIAPDDTVTIIAPKAEMGQGVHTALAMLIAEELGCDWAKVSVRYSPVDAIYNNVAAIVDGLPFHPDLDDNAGVRALRWLTAKTIREAGVMMTGGSSSVRDCWEIARVAGATARTALVQVAAQRWNVAPAACTVANGVITSAKGTLRFGELVTEAAAVKPADVTLKAPGAFTLIGKDRPRLEGRDKVTGAATFGIDVRVPGLKYAAVAMPPAFGSTPLRYDQAAAMAKPGVRAVVALPGSDCGDPPAVAVVADGWWQARQGVAALNVQWSLSPAGALSTPGLMETLRSQALTDDGLPMRSSGDAMGALAAADRVVDVVYDAPYLAHAPMEPMNATVRVTADAVECWVGTQVPTFAVKALARIAGVSEEQVTLHQQLLGGAFGRRLEVDVIAQCTAIAKAVPGTPVQLLYAREDDTRHAPYRPATVARLRAGINAAGAITGVVAHSAGQAPFRELSRRVRLIWTENGPDRTTSEGTWDQPYEFPALRASHADCAFPVPVGSWRAVGHSHQAFFFESFIDELAAATMQDPLAFRLSLLTRHPRATAVLKAVAERAGWGTPLAAGEDGRPRARGLALHMAFGTTVAQIAEVSLGENERIRVHRVTCAVDCGLAVNPNGIRQQMESGIIFGLSAALGGAITIDQGRVREGNFDTLQPLRIADTPIIDTIIMPSSAPPTGVGEPGLPPIAPAVANALFVLTGTRLRSLPLRVPSGQLVGRAP from the coding sequence ATGAGACGGCGGACCTTCCTGCTGGCAGGGCTCGGGGCCGGCAGTGCCCTCTTTCTGGGATGGTCCCTGGTGCCGCCGCGGCAGCGGCTGCGCGGATCGGCCACGCCGGCGCTCCCCGCCGGCGCGATCGCCCTCAATGGCTGGCTCGCCATTGCCCCCGACGACACCGTCACCATCATCGCGCCCAAAGCGGAGATGGGACAGGGGGTCCACACCGCGCTCGCCATGCTCATCGCCGAAGAGCTGGGGTGCGACTGGGCCAAGGTGAGCGTCCGCTACAGCCCGGTGGATGCGATCTACAACAACGTCGCGGCCATCGTGGATGGCTTGCCCTTCCACCCGGACCTCGATGACAACGCCGGAGTCCGTGCGCTGCGCTGGCTGACCGCGAAGACCATCCGCGAGGCCGGCGTCATGATGACCGGTGGGTCGAGCAGTGTGCGCGATTGCTGGGAGATCGCGCGCGTCGCCGGCGCCACGGCGCGCACCGCACTGGTGCAGGTGGCGGCGCAGCGATGGAACGTGGCGCCCGCGGCGTGCACGGTGGCCAACGGCGTCATCACGAGCGCCAAGGGCACCCTGCGCTTTGGCGAACTCGTCACCGAGGCCGCCGCGGTGAAGCCGGCCGACGTCACCCTCAAGGCGCCCGGCGCCTTCACCCTCATCGGGAAGGACCGGCCGCGGCTGGAAGGGCGCGACAAGGTCACCGGAGCGGCGACGTTCGGCATCGACGTGCGCGTCCCCGGCCTCAAGTACGCGGCCGTCGCCATGCCTCCGGCATTCGGCAGTACGCCGCTGCGCTACGACCAGGCAGCAGCCATGGCCAAACCCGGCGTGCGCGCCGTGGTCGCATTGCCGGGCAGCGACTGCGGCGATCCGCCCGCCGTCGCCGTGGTGGCCGATGGGTGGTGGCAGGCGCGTCAGGGCGTCGCCGCGCTCAACGTGCAATGGAGCCTGAGCCCCGCCGGTGCGCTGTCCACACCCGGCCTGATGGAAACGCTGCGATCGCAGGCGCTCACCGACGACGGCCTCCCCATGCGCAGCAGTGGCGATGCGATGGGCGCGCTGGCCGCTGCCGATCGCGTGGTAGATGTCGTCTACGACGCGCCGTATCTGGCGCACGCGCCGATGGAGCCGATGAACGCCACGGTGCGCGTCACCGCCGATGCCGTCGAGTGCTGGGTCGGCACCCAGGTGCCCACCTTTGCCGTGAAGGCGCTCGCGCGCATCGCCGGCGTGAGCGAAGAGCAGGTCACGCTGCATCAGCAGCTGCTGGGCGGCGCCTTCGGTCGGCGCCTGGAAGTGGACGTGATCGCGCAATGCACCGCCATTGCGAAGGCAGTGCCTGGCACGCCGGTGCAGCTCCTCTATGCCCGCGAAGACGATACGCGGCACGCGCCCTATCGCCCGGCCACCGTCGCACGACTGCGTGCCGGCATCAATGCCGCGGGCGCCATCACCGGCGTCGTGGCGCATTCGGCGGGGCAGGCGCCGTTCCGCGAGCTGAGCCGACGCGTGCGGCTCATCTGGACCGAGAACGGCCCCGATCGTACCACCAGCGAAGGCACGTGGGATCAGCCGTACGAGTTCCCCGCCCTGCGCGCCTCGCACGCCGACTGTGCGTTTCCCGTGCCCGTCGGATCGTGGCGCGCCGTCGGGCATTCGCATCAGGCGTTCTTTTTCGAGTCGTTCATCGACGAACTTGCCGCCGCGACCATGCAGGATCCGCTGGCCTTCCGGTTGTCGCTGCTCACCAGGCATCCGCGCGCCACGGCGGTGCTCAAGGCGGTGGCCGAGCGCGCGGGCTGGGGCACGCCACTGGCCGCAGGCGAAGACGGTCGCCCGCGCGCGCGCGGGCTCGCGCTCCACATGGCCTTCGGGACCACGGTCGCACAGATCGCCGAAGTCTCACTCGGCGAGAACGAACGCATTCGCGTGCATCGCGTCACCTGTGCCGTGGACTGTGGGCTCGCGGTGAATCCCAACGGGATCCGGCAACAGATGGAGAGCGGGATCATCTTCGGCCTCTCGGCCGCCCTCGGCGGCGCCATCACCATTGACCAGGGGCGCGTGCGCGAAGGCAACTTCGATACGCTGCAGCCGCTGCGCATCGCCGACACGCCCATCATCGACACGATCATCATGCCGAGCAGTGCGCCCCCCACCGGGGTGGGCGAGCCGGGGTTGCCGCCCATCGCGCCGGCCGTCGCCAACGCGCTCTTCGTGCTCACCGGCACGCGCCTGCGCTCGCTGCCGCTGCGCGTGCCAAGCGGGCAGCTCGTGGGGCGGGCGCCATGA
- a CDS encoding YdiU family protein produces the protein MPLTFDNQFTTRLPGDPNPANTRRQVLGAAWSPVEPTPVAAPRVLAVSPDVMALVGFEPGAQDAPEFANVFGGNALLPGMRPYAANYGGHQFGNWAGQLGDGRAISLGEVVNAHGQRWELQLKGAGPTPYSRTADGRAVLRSSIREFLCSEAMHYLGVPTTRALSLVATGEAVVRDMFYNGNAREEPGAIVCRVSPSFIRFGNFEIFAARGELELLAQLVDFTIARDYPHLTGTTDEKRIAWFAEVAERTAIMVVHWMRVGFVHGVMNTDNMSILGLTIDYGPYGWVDNFDPTWTPNTTDAHGRRYRFGQQPTIAQWNLVRLAEAIAPVMPPGEHLQAGIDRFAATFVREYDAMNAAKFGLPITDDAKTLMREAFKLLYDAEVDYTLFFRALGEIPDELPATPAVTLLGDVFYDDARRDAEAANVQAWLERWHAMVRETGVPFAERRARMHAVNPWFVLRNYVAQQAIDAAEAGDPSLVRTLLDVLRTPYDEQPAHAAFAQRRPEWAKTKAGCSMLSCSS, from the coding sequence GTGCCCCTGACCTTCGACAACCAGTTCACCACCCGCCTCCCCGGCGACCCCAATCCCGCGAACACGCGCCGCCAGGTGCTCGGCGCGGCGTGGAGCCCCGTGGAACCCACGCCAGTGGCCGCGCCACGTGTGCTCGCGGTGTCGCCCGACGTCATGGCCCTCGTGGGCTTCGAGCCCGGCGCCCAAGACGCACCCGAGTTCGCGAATGTCTTCGGCGGCAACGCGCTGCTGCCCGGCATGCGCCCCTATGCGGCCAATTATGGCGGGCACCAGTTCGGGAACTGGGCCGGCCAGCTCGGCGACGGGCGCGCGATCAGCCTGGGCGAAGTCGTGAACGCGCACGGCCAGCGGTGGGAGCTCCAGCTCAAGGGAGCCGGCCCCACGCCCTATTCACGCACCGCCGATGGGCGCGCGGTGCTGCGCTCGAGCATTCGCGAGTTTCTGTGCAGCGAAGCGATGCACTATCTGGGGGTGCCCACCACGCGCGCCCTGTCGCTCGTGGCGACCGGCGAAGCGGTGGTGCGCGATATGTTCTACAACGGCAACGCGCGCGAAGAACCGGGCGCGATCGTGTGCCGCGTGAGCCCCAGCTTCATCCGGTTCGGCAACTTCGAGATCTTCGCCGCGCGCGGCGAACTCGAATTGCTGGCGCAACTCGTCGATTTCACGATCGCGCGTGACTATCCGCATCTCACCGGTACCACCGACGAGAAGCGCATCGCGTGGTTTGCCGAGGTCGCCGAACGCACCGCGATCATGGTCGTGCACTGGATGCGCGTGGGCTTCGTGCACGGCGTGATGAACACCGACAACATGTCCATCCTCGGACTGACGATCGACTACGGCCCGTATGGTTGGGTTGACAACTTCGATCCGACGTGGACGCCGAACACCACCGACGCGCATGGGCGTCGCTATCGCTTCGGGCAGCAGCCCACGATCGCGCAGTGGAACCTCGTGCGCCTCGCCGAAGCCATCGCGCCGGTCATGCCGCCGGGTGAGCACCTGCAGGCCGGCATCGATCGCTTCGCGGCCACATTCGTGCGCGAGTACGATGCCATGAACGCCGCCAAGTTCGGGCTGCCGATCACGGACGACGCCAAGACGCTCATGCGCGAGGCGTTCAAGCTGCTCTACGACGCCGAAGTCGACTACACGTTGTTCTTCCGTGCGCTCGGCGAGATCCCCGACGAGCTCCCGGCCACGCCGGCGGTCACGCTGCTCGGCGATGTGTTCTACGACGACGCCCGGCGCGATGCCGAAGCCGCGAACGTGCAGGCCTGGCTCGAGCGCTGGCACGCCATGGTGCGGGAGACGGGCGTGCCCTTCGCCGAACGGCGCGCGCGCATGCACGCCGTGAACCCGTGGTTCGTGCTGCGCAATTACGTGGCGCAGCAGGCCATCGATGCCGCCGAAGCCGGCGATCCGAGCCTCGTGCGCACGCTGCTCGACGTGCTGCGCACCCCCTACGACGAACAGCCGGCCCACGCCGCGTTTGCGCAACGTCGCCCCGAGTGGGCGAAGACCAAGGCCGGCTGTTCGATGCTGTCCTGTTCGAGCTAG
- the msrB gene encoding peptide-methionine (R)-S-oxide reductase MsrB has product MSDHTKTYAKPSKDELASKLSPEQFAVTQQCGTEPPFRNAYWDNHEAGLYVDIVSGEPLFASTDKFDSGTGWPSFTKPVAPNVTEHADTSYGMRRVEVRSKHGDSHLGHVFPDGPREAGGLRYCINSASLRFIPVADLEKEGYAEYAHLFSNGGAHG; this is encoded by the coding sequence ATGTCCGACCACACCAAGACCTACGCCAAGCCGTCCAAGGACGAGCTCGCGAGCAAGCTCTCGCCCGAGCAGTTCGCCGTCACCCAGCAGTGCGGCACTGAACCGCCGTTCCGGAACGCCTACTGGGACAATCACGAAGCCGGCCTGTACGTCGATATCGTGAGTGGCGAGCCGCTCTTTGCCAGCACCGACAAGTTCGATTCCGGCACCGGGTGGCCGAGCTTCACGAAGCCGGTCGCGCCGAACGTGACGGAGCACGCCGACACCAGCTACGGCATGCGCCGCGTCGAAGTGCGCTCCAAGCATGGCGACTCGCACCTCGGCCACGTCTTCCCCGATGGCCCGCGCGAGGCCGGTGGCCTGCGCTACTGCATCAACTCGGCGTCGCTCCGGTTCATTCCGGTCGCTGACCTCGAGAAGGAAGGGTACGCAGAGTACGCGCATCTCTTCTCCAACGGCGGCGCGCATGGCTGA
- the msrA gene encoding peptide-methionine (S)-S-oxide reductase MsrA encodes MADARPQEVAILAGGCFWGMEELLREIPGVLDTDVGYTGGWLEHPTYHDTHDSKSGHAEAVRIVFDPTVLTYESLLENWFFRMHDPTTLNRQGNDIGTQYRSAIFYTTPEQQETAERVKARVQASGLWKKPITTEISPEATWWTAEGYHQDYLRKNPGGYTCHWMR; translated from the coding sequence ATGGCTGACGCGCGTCCGCAGGAAGTCGCCATTCTGGCCGGCGGCTGCTTCTGGGGGATGGAAGAGCTGCTGCGCGAAATCCCCGGCGTGCTCGACACCGATGTCGGGTACACCGGCGGGTGGCTCGAGCATCCCACGTATCACGACACGCACGACAGCAAGAGCGGGCATGCCGAAGCCGTGCGCATCGTGTTCGACCCCACGGTGCTGACCTACGAGTCGCTGCTCGAGAACTGGTTCTTCCGCATGCATGACCCCACCACGCTCAACCGGCAGGGGAACGACATCGGGACGCAGTACCGGAGCGCGATCTTCTACACGACGCCGGAGCAGCAGGAGACGGCGGAGCGGGTGAAGGCGCGCGTGCAGGCGAGTGGGCTGTGGAAGAAGCCGATCACCACCGAGATCTCACCCGAGGCGACGTGGTGGACGGCGGAGGGGTACCACCAGGACTATCTCCGCAAGAATCCTGGCGGGTATACCTGTCATTGGATGCGGTGA
- a CDS encoding (4Fe-4S)-binding protein, with translation MDDTPTREYPAGALVVEWRQPLCQHSGNCVRANPRVFNPRRQPWVETEHATDAEIEAAVARCPSGALRIRKSD, from the coding sequence ATGGACGACACCCCCACCCGCGAGTATCCCGCCGGCGCCCTCGTCGTCGAGTGGCGCCAGCCCCTCTGCCAGCACAGCGGCAATTGTGTGCGGGCCAATCCACGCGTGTTCAATCCGCGCCGCCAGCCATGGGTGGAAACGGAACACGCCACCGACGCAGAGATCGAAGCGGCGGTGGCGCGGTGCCCCAGCGGGGCATTGAGGATTCGGAAGTCGGACTAG